From the Anoplopoma fimbria isolate UVic2021 breed Golden Eagle Sablefish chromosome 14, Afim_UVic_2022, whole genome shotgun sequence genome, one window contains:
- the add1 gene encoding alpha-adducin isoform X5, producing MNGDSGAGVVTAPPPTTAPHKERYFDRVDESSPEYQRERNMAPDLRQDFNMMEQRKRVSMILQSPAFCDELETMIVDQLKKGKTPTSLLALQQIADFMTTSMPSMYPAAPQGGMAALNMSLGMVTPVNDLRGSDSISYDKGEKLHRCKLAAFYRLADLFGWSELIFNHLTVRVSDQERFLIVPFGLLYSEVTASSLVKVNLQGEIVDRGSTNLGINLAGFNLHSAIYNARPDVKCIVHIHTAAGAAVSAMKCGLLPISPEALSLGEVTYHDYCGILVNEEENEIIKRDLGQTSKVLILRNHGLVSVGATVEEAFYYMHNLVAACEIQVRTLASAGGPDNLVMLDPAKYKARSRVPEPASEGSSTHPKWEVGEQEFEAFMRMLDNLGYRTGYPYRCPALRDKSKKHSDVESAASTHGGYSYGEDSDSGARSPLKQSFQRGQRDKTRWLNAGGRPDEPCEDGPDASSPKSKPKWTKEDGLRQTAAANQFIPMNTNPKDVLEMRNKIREQNLQDIKTAGPQSQVLCASSVVDRNFNQGELVTASKAIIEKEYQPRVIVSKQGPNPFNKLTDQELEEYRKEVEQKQKGPEVQGRADSKEGSASTVPRPEPEPQPRVKHLCPHLYCL from the exons ATGAACGGCGACTCAGGTGCCGGCGTGGTGACGGCCCCCCCTCCCACCACGGCCCCCCACAAGGAGCGGTACTTCGACCGGGTGGATGAGAGCAGCCCAGAGTaccagagggagagaaacatgGCACCCGACCTTCGGCAGGACTTCAACATGatggagcagaggaagagggtCTCCATGATACTCCAGAGCCCG GCGTTCTGCGACGAGCTGGAGACAATGATCGTGGATCAGCTGAAGAAGGGGAAGACGCCCACCAGCCTACTGGCTCTGCAGCAGATTGCAGACTTCATGACCACCAGCATGCCTTCCATGTATCCAGCCGCCCCACAGGGAGGCATGGCGGCGCTGAACATGA GTTTGGGTATGGTGACTCCGGTGAATGATCTGCGTGGCTCGGACTCTATTTCCTATGACAAGGGCGAGAAGCTGCATCGCTGCAAGCTGGCTGCCTTTTATCGTCTCGCTGACTTGTTTGGCTGGTCCGAGCTCATCTTCAACCACCTCACA GTCAGGGTCTCGGACCAGGAGCGCTTCCTTATTGTCCCTTTTGGGCTCCTGTACAGTGAAGTCACCGCCTCCAGTCTG GTGAAGGTAAATCTTCAAGGGGAGATAGTCGACCGGGGAAGCACCAATCTCGGGATCAACCTGGCCGGCTTCAACCTCCACAGTGCCATCTACAATGCACGGCCCGATGTCAAGTGTAtcgtacacatacacacagccgCAGGTGCTGCG GTGTCGGCTATGAAATGCGGCCTGTTGCCCATCTCACCCGAGGCGCTGTCCCTGGGTGAGGTGACCTATCACGACTACTGCGGCATACTGGTGAACGAGGAGGAAAATGAGATCATCAAGAGGGACCTCGGGCAGACTAGCAAG GTGCTCATCCTGAGGAACCATGGCTTGGTGTCTGTCGGCGCAACAGTGGAGGAAGCTTTCTATTACATGCACAATCTGGTCGCCGCCTGTGAGATCCAG GTGCGAACGCTGGCCAGCGCTGGAGGGCCGGATAATCTGGTGATGCTGGACCCAGCCAAATACAAGGCACGCTCGCGGGTCCCAGAGCCGGCAAGCGAAGGGTCCTCCACACACCCGAAGTGGGAAGTCGGGGAGCAGGAGTTTGAGGCTTTCATGAGGATGCTCGACAACTTG GGCTACAGAACCGGCTACCCTTACCGCTGCCCGGCATTGCGTGACAAATCTAAAAAGCACAGTGACGTGGAGAGCGCTGCCTCCACCCACGGTGGTTACTCATACGGGGAGGACAGCGACTCAGGCGCTCGCTCCCCACTGAAACAGAGCTTCCAGCGCGGCCAGCGCGACAAGACCCGCTGGCTCAATGCCGGCGGCCGGCCCGACGAGCCCTGCGAGGACGGGCCCGACGCCAGCAGCCCCAAGTCGAAGCCTAAG TGGACAAAGGAAGACGGACTCCGCCAGACTGCCGCAGCCAATCAGTTCATCCCAATGAACACCAACCCAAAAGACGTCCTGGAAATGAGGAATAAG atcCGGGAGCAGAACCTGCAGGACATAAAGACAGCGGGGCCCCAGTCACAGGTTCTGTGTGCCAGCAGCGTGGTGGACCGCAACTTCAATCAG GGGGAGCTAGTGACCGCTTCCAAGGCCATCATCGAGAAGGAGTACCAGCCCAGGGTTATCGTCAGCAAGCAGGGTCCCAACCCCTTCAACAAACTCACCGaccaggagctggaggagtACCGCAAGGAGgtggagcagaaacagaaaggGCCTGAAG TGCAGGGACGTGCGGATAGTAAGGAGGGATCAGCCTCCACCGTACCCCGTCCTGAGCCCGAACCACAACCGAGGGTGAAGCATCTGTGTCCACACCTCTACTGTCTGTGA
- the add1 gene encoding alpha-adducin isoform X3: MNGDSGAGVVTAPPPTTAPHKERYFDRVDESSPEYQRERNMAPDLRQDFNMMEQRKRVSMILQSPAFCDELETMIVDQLKKGKTPTSLLALQQIADFMTTSMPSMYPAAPQGGMAALNMSLGMVTPVNDLRGSDSISYDKGEKLHRCKLAAFYRLADLFGWSELIFNHLTVRVSDQERFLIVPFGLLYSEVTASSLVKVNLQGEIVDRGSTNLGINLAGFNLHSAIYNARPDVKCIVHIHTAAGAAVSAMKCGLLPISPEALSLGEVTYHDYCGILVNEEENEIIKRDLGQTSKVLILRNHGLVSVGATVEEAFYYMHNLVAACEIQVRTLASAGGPDNLVMLDPAKYKARSRVPEPASEGSSTHPKWEVGEQEFEAFMRMLDNLGYRTGYPYRCPALRDKSKKHSDVESAASTHGGYSYGEDSDSGARSPLKQSFQRGQRDKTRWLNAGGRPDEPCEDGPDASSPKSKPKWTKEDGLRQTAAANQFIPMNTNPKDVLEMRNKIREQNLQDIKTAGPQSQVLCASSVVDRNFNQGELVTASKAIIEKEYQPRVIVSKQGPNPFNKLTDQELEEYRKEVEQKQKGPEDLEQLVEPEEEEAQSQKPAATPPSTPVQAEEGDGNTKEYLLP; the protein is encoded by the exons ATGAACGGCGACTCAGGTGCCGGCGTGGTGACGGCCCCCCCTCCCACCACGGCCCCCCACAAGGAGCGGTACTTCGACCGGGTGGATGAGAGCAGCCCAGAGTaccagagggagagaaacatgGCACCCGACCTTCGGCAGGACTTCAACATGatggagcagaggaagagggtCTCCATGATACTCCAGAGCCCG GCGTTCTGCGACGAGCTGGAGACAATGATCGTGGATCAGCTGAAGAAGGGGAAGACGCCCACCAGCCTACTGGCTCTGCAGCAGATTGCAGACTTCATGACCACCAGCATGCCTTCCATGTATCCAGCCGCCCCACAGGGAGGCATGGCGGCGCTGAACATGA GTTTGGGTATGGTGACTCCGGTGAATGATCTGCGTGGCTCGGACTCTATTTCCTATGACAAGGGCGAGAAGCTGCATCGCTGCAAGCTGGCTGCCTTTTATCGTCTCGCTGACTTGTTTGGCTGGTCCGAGCTCATCTTCAACCACCTCACA GTCAGGGTCTCGGACCAGGAGCGCTTCCTTATTGTCCCTTTTGGGCTCCTGTACAGTGAAGTCACCGCCTCCAGTCTG GTGAAGGTAAATCTTCAAGGGGAGATAGTCGACCGGGGAAGCACCAATCTCGGGATCAACCTGGCCGGCTTCAACCTCCACAGTGCCATCTACAATGCACGGCCCGATGTCAAGTGTAtcgtacacatacacacagccgCAGGTGCTGCG GTGTCGGCTATGAAATGCGGCCTGTTGCCCATCTCACCCGAGGCGCTGTCCCTGGGTGAGGTGACCTATCACGACTACTGCGGCATACTGGTGAACGAGGAGGAAAATGAGATCATCAAGAGGGACCTCGGGCAGACTAGCAAG GTGCTCATCCTGAGGAACCATGGCTTGGTGTCTGTCGGCGCAACAGTGGAGGAAGCTTTCTATTACATGCACAATCTGGTCGCCGCCTGTGAGATCCAG GTGCGAACGCTGGCCAGCGCTGGAGGGCCGGATAATCTGGTGATGCTGGACCCAGCCAAATACAAGGCACGCTCGCGGGTCCCAGAGCCGGCAAGCGAAGGGTCCTCCACACACCCGAAGTGGGAAGTCGGGGAGCAGGAGTTTGAGGCTTTCATGAGGATGCTCGACAACTTG GGCTACAGAACCGGCTACCCTTACCGCTGCCCGGCATTGCGTGACAAATCTAAAAAGCACAGTGACGTGGAGAGCGCTGCCTCCACCCACGGTGGTTACTCATACGGGGAGGACAGCGACTCAGGCGCTCGCTCCCCACTGAAACAGAGCTTCCAGCGCGGCCAGCGCGACAAGACCCGCTGGCTCAATGCCGGCGGCCGGCCCGACGAGCCCTGCGAGGACGGGCCCGACGCCAGCAGCCCCAAGTCGAAGCCTAAG TGGACAAAGGAAGACGGACTCCGCCAGACTGCCGCAGCCAATCAGTTCATCCCAATGAACACCAACCCAAAAGACGTCCTGGAAATGAGGAATAAG atcCGGGAGCAGAACCTGCAGGACATAAAGACAGCGGGGCCCCAGTCACAGGTTCTGTGTGCCAGCAGCGTGGTGGACCGCAACTTCAATCAG GGGGAGCTAGTGACCGCTTCCAAGGCCATCATCGAGAAGGAGTACCAGCCCAGGGTTATCGTCAGCAAGCAGGGTCCCAACCCCTTCAACAAACTCACCGaccaggagctggaggagtACCGCAAGGAGgtggagcagaaacagaaaggGCCTGAAG ACTTGGAGCAGCTCGTAGAGCccgaggaggaagaggcccAAAGCCAGAAACCAGCCGCCACGCCACCCAGCACCCCCGTCCAAGCAGAGGAAG